One stretch of Enterobacter sp. RHBSTW-00994 DNA includes these proteins:
- a CDS encoding MMPL family transporter: MTNANALPHRNTLRPALLWAAVCLVLLGVLLSLLPGARLNSSVLAMLPKQTLGAIPPALNDGFMQRLDKQLVWLVSPGKEPNPQVAQQWLTLLQGTPSLSTVKGPMDAAGQKAWGEFFWQHRNGLIDSATRARLQNGGDAQAQWILSQLYSAFSGVSGKELQNDPLMLMRGSQLSLAQNSQKLRLMDGWLVTKDDAGNYWYLLHGELAGSSFDMQQTHQLVTTLHDLESTLKSRYPQAQLLSRGTVFYSDYASQQAKRDISTLGVATIIGVILLIVAVFRSLRPLALCLISIAIGALAGTVVTLLLFGELHLMTLVMSMSIIGISADYTLYYLTERMVHGSQDSPWQSLAKVRNALLLALLTTVAAYLIMMLAPFPGIRQMAVFAAVGLSASCLTVIFWHPWLCRGLPVRPVPAMVLMLRWLAAWRRNKKLSVGLPVALALVSVVGIASLRVDDDIAQLQALPQDILAQEKIITALTGQSVDQKWFVVYGASAQQALERLEAFTPALEQAKKTGELTAYRTVPLNSLTRQESDLGLLRQAAPAVAHVLQNAGLSSVSPDLRPMPVNVDDWLASPASEGWRLLWLTLPDGQSGVLVPVDGAKHSAPLNALAAAHPGVVWVDRKSSFDSLFALYRAVLTGLLLVALAVIACGAMLRLGWRKGLISLVPSVLSLGCGLAALAATGHPVNLFSLLALVLVLGIGINYTLFFSNPRGTPLTSMLAITLAMMTTLLTLGMLVFSATQAIGSFGIVLVSGIFTAFLLAPLAMPAKRERKR, encoded by the coding sequence ATGACGAACGCCAACGCTTTGCCGCACCGTAACACGCTGCGCCCGGCACTGCTGTGGGCCGCGGTATGTCTGGTTCTGCTGGGCGTGCTGCTGTCCCTGCTGCCTGGCGCCCGGCTCAACAGTAGCGTGTTGGCCATGCTGCCGAAACAGACGCTGGGGGCGATCCCTCCGGCGCTCAACGACGGCTTTATGCAGCGTCTCGATAAACAGCTGGTCTGGCTGGTTAGCCCAGGGAAAGAGCCCAACCCACAGGTCGCACAGCAGTGGCTGACGTTGCTGCAAGGCACACCATCCCTGAGTACGGTAAAAGGCCCGATGGACGCCGCCGGGCAAAAAGCCTGGGGCGAATTTTTCTGGCAACACCGCAATGGACTGATCGACAGCGCAACGCGCGCACGCTTACAGAATGGTGGCGACGCGCAGGCACAGTGGATTTTGTCCCAGCTCTACTCCGCGTTCTCCGGCGTGAGCGGCAAAGAGCTGCAAAACGATCCGTTGATGCTGATGCGCGGCTCACAGCTTTCACTGGCGCAAAACAGCCAGAAACTGAGGCTGATGGACGGCTGGCTGGTCACTAAAGATGACGCCGGAAATTACTGGTATCTGCTGCACGGCGAGCTGGCAGGGTCGTCGTTTGATATGCAGCAAACGCACCAGCTGGTGACAACGCTGCATGACCTGGAAAGCACGCTCAAATCCCGTTACCCGCAGGCACAGCTGTTATCACGCGGAACGGTCTTTTACAGCGATTACGCCAGCCAGCAGGCAAAACGCGATATTTCCACGCTCGGTGTCGCGACCATCATCGGGGTGATCCTGCTGATTGTGGCGGTATTCCGCTCTCTGCGCCCTTTAGCCTTGTGCCTGATATCTATCGCCATTGGTGCGCTGGCCGGTACAGTCGTCACCCTGCTGCTGTTTGGTGAACTGCATCTGATGACCCTGGTGATGAGTATGAGCATCATCGGCATCTCGGCAGATTACACACTCTACTACCTGACTGAGCGCATGGTACACGGCAGTCAGGATTCGCCGTGGCAAAGCCTGGCCAAGGTTCGCAATGCCCTGCTGCTGGCACTACTCACCACGGTTGCCGCGTATTTGATTATGATGCTTGCGCCCTTCCCTGGCATCCGCCAGATGGCGGTCTTTGCTGCCGTGGGGCTGAGCGCCTCGTGCCTGACGGTCATTTTCTGGCATCCGTGGCTGTGCCGTGGCCTGCCGGTTCGTCCGGTTCCGGCTATGGTTCTGATGCTTCGTTGGCTGGCCGCGTGGCGGCGCAATAAGAAACTGTCGGTCGGCCTGCCGGTCGCACTGGCGTTGGTTTCCGTCGTCGGCATAGCGTCTCTGCGCGTGGATGACGATATCGCCCAGCTTCAGGCGCTACCGCAGGACATCCTGGCGCAGGAAAAAATCATTACCGCCCTGACCGGACAAAGCGTCGATCAGAAATGGTTCGTGGTTTACGGTGCATCCGCTCAGCAGGCGCTCGAGCGGCTTGAAGCGTTTACCCCGGCATTGGAGCAGGCGAAAAAAACCGGGGAGCTAACGGCATACCGCACGGTCCCACTGAACTCGCTGACACGGCAAGAAAGCGATCTGGGTTTACTGCGTCAGGCCGCCCCTGCCGTTGCCCACGTCCTGCAAAACGCCGGATTGAGCAGCGTCTCACCTGACCTGCGACCGATGCCCGTCAACGTGGATGACTGGCTTGCCAGCCCGGCAAGCGAAGGCTGGCGTCTGCTGTGGCTGACGCTGCCTGACGGGCAAAGCGGCGTGCTGGTTCCGGTCGATGGTGCAAAACACAGTGCGCCCCTCAACGCCCTGGCAGCCGCACATCCCGGTGTGGTATGGGTCGATCGTAAAAGCAGCTTCGACAGCCTGTTTGCACTCTACCGTGCGGTGCTGACCGGATTACTGCTGGTTGCCCTGGCGGTCATTGCCTGCGGTGCGATGTTGCGCCTTGGCTGGCGTAAAGGCTTGATAAGCCTGGTTCCTTCCGTCTTGTCATTGGGCTGCGGCCTGGCGGCGCTGGCGGCCACGGGCCATCCGGTTAACCTGTTCTCATTGCTGGCACTGGTCCTGGTGCTGGGTATCGGTATCAATTACACGCTGTTTTTCAGCAACCCGCGCGGCACGCCGTTAACGTCGATGCTCGCCATCACGTTGGCTATGATGACCACGCTTTTGACCCTCGGGATGCTGGTGTTTAGCGCGACGCAGGCGATCGGCAGCTTTGGCATTGTGTTGGTCAGCGGCATCTTTACCGCTTTCCTGCTGGCCCCACTCGCCATGCCCGCCAAAAGAGAGAGAAAACGATGA
- a CDS encoding DUF3261 domain-containing protein has protein sequence MTTPFFRAAALVATLLLAGCSHSTNTTEGNRPQAWLQPGTKVTLPAPGITPAVSSQQLLTGSFNGQTQSLLVMLNADAHKVTLAGLSSVGIRLFLATYDETGIHTEQSIIVPQLPPASQVLADVMLSHWPLSAWQPQLPKGWTLRDIGDKRELRNASGKLVTEIVYLQRKGKREPISIEQHVFKYHITIQYLGD, from the coding sequence ATGACGACCCCTTTTTTCCGCGCTGCGGCGCTGGTTGCGACTCTGCTGCTGGCGGGATGTAGCCACTCAACAAACACAACAGAGGGTAATCGTCCTCAGGCCTGGTTACAGCCTGGCACGAAAGTGACGCTGCCCGCACCGGGCATTACTCCTGCGGTGAGTTCACAGCAGTTGCTGACCGGCAGCTTCAACGGGCAAACCCAGTCACTGCTGGTGATGCTCAATGCCGATGCACACAAAGTGACGCTCGCCGGACTCTCTTCGGTGGGTATTCGCCTGTTCCTCGCCACCTATGATGAGACCGGCATTCACACCGAGCAGTCCATCATCGTGCCGCAACTGCCGCCAGCCAGTCAGGTCCTGGCAGACGTAATGCTTAGCCACTGGCCGCTGAGCGCCTGGCAGCCGCAATTGCCGAAGGGCTGGACACTCCGGGACATCGGTGACAAACGCGAATTGCGCAATGCCAGCGGCAAACTGGTGACGGAGATCGTCTACCTGCAACGTAAAGGCAAGCGCGAGCCGATCAGCATCGAGCAGCACGTCTTTAAATACCACATCACCATTCAATATCTGGGTGACTGA
- a CDS encoding beta-ketoacyl-[acyl-carrier-protein] synthase family protein yields the protein MIYISAVGMVNALGNSADEIATNLTQGVSPGMRSRAGWLQGHSDAIFGGVEGELPAIPDSMAAHRTRNNQLLLAALAQIQPAVDEAIARVGRDRIAVVLGTSTSGLDEGDRHVSLVSNGQESPHWHYPQQELGDPSRFLANWLTLEGPAYTLSTACSSSARAMISGRRLIEAGLVDIAIVGGADTLSRMPVNGFNSLESLSVTLCEPFGRDRRGITIGEGAALMILTREPQPVALLGTGESSDAYHISAPHPQGEGAIRAITQALREAGLQAHDVGYINLHGTATPLNDHIESQVVHTLFGADVPCSSTKHLTGHTLGAAGITEAALSWLILTRELPLPPQDFSRYDPDPALPPCGVLHQPTALQKAVILSNSFAFGGNNASILLGRVS from the coding sequence ATGATCTACATTTCTGCTGTTGGCATGGTCAACGCGCTGGGGAATTCGGCGGATGAGATTGCCACGAATCTGACGCAAGGCGTTTCACCTGGAATGCGCAGCCGAGCAGGCTGGTTGCAGGGACATTCTGATGCCATATTCGGTGGCGTTGAGGGTGAACTCCCGGCTATTCCGGATAGCATGGCCGCTCATCGCACCCGCAACAATCAGCTGTTACTGGCTGCACTGGCGCAAATCCAGCCCGCCGTGGATGAGGCGATTGCCCGCGTAGGCCGCGATCGCATCGCGGTTGTGTTGGGTACAAGCACCTCAGGGCTGGACGAAGGCGACCGGCACGTGAGCCTGGTCTCGAACGGGCAGGAGAGCCCTCACTGGCATTATCCGCAGCAGGAACTGGGCGATCCTTCACGTTTTCTGGCGAACTGGCTTACCCTGGAAGGCCCGGCCTATACCCTTTCAACCGCCTGTTCATCAAGCGCACGGGCCATGATCAGCGGTCGTCGACTGATTGAAGCAGGGCTTGTGGATATCGCTATCGTGGGCGGAGCCGATACTCTGAGCCGAATGCCGGTTAATGGGTTTAACAGCCTCGAATCCCTCTCCGTTACCTTGTGTGAGCCGTTCGGTCGTGACCGACGCGGCATTACCATTGGCGAAGGGGCGGCTCTGATGATTCTGACCCGTGAGCCGCAGCCTGTTGCCCTGCTGGGGACGGGCGAATCGAGTGACGCTTACCATATTTCAGCGCCACATCCCCAGGGGGAAGGTGCTATTCGCGCCATCACTCAGGCACTGCGTGAGGCCGGCCTGCAAGCCCATGACGTTGGCTATATCAACCTGCATGGAACCGCGACACCACTCAACGATCACATTGAGTCGCAGGTGGTGCATACCCTCTTCGGAGCGGATGTGCCGTGCAGCTCAACCAAACACCTGACCGGCCATACGCTTGGTGCAGCAGGCATAACGGAAGCGGCCCTGAGCTGGTTGATCCTGACGCGTGAACTGCCGTTGCCGCCACAGGATTTCAGCCGCTATGATCCAGACCCGGCACTGCCGCCGTGCGGCGTGCTTCATCAACCAACGGCACTGCAAAAGGCCGTGATTTTGTCTAATTCGTTCGCATTTGGCGGCAATAATGCCAGCATCCTGCTGGGGAGAGTGTCATGA
- a CDS encoding 3-hydroxy-fatty acyl-ACP dehydratase, whose protein sequence is MSYLPPVDYLPHDAPMLLLGSVEKVTDESAVCCVSVNNTGVLAPFLTANGDLPGWYALELMAQTVGVWSGWHRQQQGQSQSALGMVLGARELICATGRFPADSTLTITVKLLMQDARFGSFECAITSGEETLATGRVNTFQPTQEELATLFNQGSIA, encoded by the coding sequence ATGAGTTATCTGCCCCCCGTCGACTATCTGCCCCACGACGCCCCCATGCTGCTGCTGGGATCCGTCGAGAAAGTCACAGACGAAAGCGCGGTCTGCTGCGTCAGCGTTAACAACACTGGCGTCCTCGCGCCCTTCCTCACGGCCAATGGCGACCTGCCTGGCTGGTATGCGCTTGAGCTTATGGCGCAGACCGTGGGGGTATGGTCCGGCTGGCATCGTCAGCAACAGGGACAAAGCCAAAGCGCGCTGGGTATGGTGCTCGGCGCGCGCGAACTGATCTGTGCTACAGGTCGGTTTCCCGCAGATTCGACGCTGACGATCACCGTCAAACTGCTGATGCAGGATGCACGGTTTGGCAGCTTCGAATGTGCCATTACATCGGGTGAGGAGACGCTGGCAACGGGCCGCGTAAATACTTTCCAGCCCACCCAGGAAGAACTCGCTACGTTATTTAATCAGGGATCTATCGCATGA
- a CDS encoding 3-ketoacyl-ACP reductase FabG2, whose product MSRSVLVTGASKGIGRAIAQQLAADGFIVGVHYHRDATGAQNTLDAIQQAGGSGRLLTFDVGNREQCREILEQDMDTHGAWYGVVSNAGITRDGAFPALSEDDWDSVIHTNLDSFYNVIHPCIMPMIGMRKGGRIITLSSVSGVMGNRGQVNYSAAKAGIIGATKALAIELAKRKITVNCIAPGLIDTGMIEMEEAALKEAMSIIPMKRMGQADEVAGLASYLMSDIAGYVTRQVISINGGML is encoded by the coding sequence ATGAGTCGTTCCGTTCTGGTCACCGGAGCCAGTAAAGGCATTGGACGTGCCATCGCCCAACAGCTTGCGGCTGATGGGTTCATTGTCGGCGTGCACTATCACCGCGATGCCACAGGCGCACAGAACACACTGGATGCCATACAGCAGGCGGGAGGCAGTGGTCGTTTGCTCACCTTTGACGTGGGTAACCGCGAACAGTGCCGTGAGATACTGGAACAGGATATGGACACTCACGGCGCGTGGTATGGTGTCGTCAGCAATGCCGGGATCACCCGCGACGGTGCATTTCCGGCACTCAGTGAAGATGACTGGGACAGCGTTATCCATACCAACCTCGACAGTTTTTACAACGTCATCCACCCCTGCATTATGCCCATGATCGGCATGCGCAAGGGGGGACGTATTATTACCTTATCGTCGGTTTCTGGCGTGATGGGCAACCGTGGTCAGGTGAACTATAGCGCAGCAAAAGCAGGGATTATCGGTGCGACAAAGGCGCTGGCGATTGAGCTGGCGAAGCGCAAAATCACCGTCAACTGCATTGCGCCTGGGCTGATTGATACCGGCATGATCGAGATGGAAGAAGCCGCACTGAAAGAGGCGATGTCCATCATCCCAATGAAACGTATGGGCCAGGCCGACGAAGTGGCTGGTCTTGCCAGCTATCTGATGTCTGATATCGCGGGCTATGTTACCCGCCAGGTCATTTCCATTAATGGAGGAATGTTATGA
- a CDS encoding beta-ketoacyl-ACP synthase — protein sequence MTRRVVITGMGGVTAFGEDWQSVSARLLAYENAVRKMPEWQVYDGLHTLLGAPIDDFTLPEHYTRKRIRAMGRVSLMSTRATERALEQAGLIGDPVLTNGQTGIAYGSSTGSTGPVSEFATMLTEKHTNNITGTTYVQMMPHTTAVNTGLFFGLRGRVIPTSSACTSGSQAIGYAWEAIRHGYQTVMVAGGAEELCPSEAAVFDTLFATSQRNDAPKTTPSPFDTERDGLVIGEGAGTLILEELEHAKARGATIYGEIVGFATNCDAAHITQPQRETMQICMEQSLAMASLSARDMGYISAHGTATDRGDIAESQATAAIYGDSVPISSLKSYFGHTLGACGALEAWMSLQMMREGWFAPTLNLRQPDEQCGALDYIMGEARQIDCEYLQSNNFAFGGINTSIIIKRWA from the coding sequence ATGACGCGTCGTGTGGTCATTACCGGAATGGGCGGCGTCACCGCCTTTGGAGAAGACTGGCAATCCGTTTCCGCGCGGCTGCTCGCCTACGAAAACGCCGTACGTAAAATGCCGGAATGGCAGGTGTACGATGGTCTTCATACGCTGCTCGGCGCGCCGATCGATGATTTTACCCTGCCGGAGCACTACACCCGCAAACGCATCCGCGCCATGGGCCGCGTCTCACTGATGTCGACCCGAGCCACCGAGCGCGCACTGGAACAAGCCGGATTGATTGGCGACCCGGTGCTGACCAACGGGCAAACCGGGATTGCTTACGGTTCGTCAACAGGAAGTACCGGCCCGGTTAGCGAATTCGCCACCATGTTGACCGAAAAGCACACCAATAACATCACAGGCACAACCTACGTGCAGATGATGCCACACACCACCGCGGTGAATACCGGTCTGTTCTTCGGCCTGCGTGGGCGGGTGATCCCCACCTCCAGCGCCTGTACTTCCGGTAGCCAGGCCATTGGTTATGCGTGGGAAGCCATTCGTCACGGTTATCAGACCGTGATGGTGGCCGGCGGCGCGGAAGAGCTTTGCCCGTCAGAAGCCGCCGTATTTGACACCCTGTTCGCCACCAGCCAGCGCAATGATGCGCCGAAAACGACCCCGTCACCGTTTGATACTGAGCGTGATGGTCTGGTTATCGGAGAGGGTGCTGGTACGCTGATTCTGGAAGAGTTGGAACATGCGAAAGCCCGCGGCGCAACGATCTACGGTGAAATTGTGGGCTTTGCCACCAACTGCGATGCCGCGCATATCACGCAACCGCAGCGAGAAACCATGCAGATTTGTATGGAGCAATCTCTGGCAATGGCAAGCTTAAGTGCCAGAGACATGGGTTACATCTCCGCACACGGTACAGCCACCGATCGCGGCGATATCGCCGAGAGTCAGGCCACCGCCGCCATCTATGGTGATAGCGTGCCTATCTCCTCATTGAAAAGCTATTTTGGGCATACGCTGGGGGCGTGTGGCGCACTGGAAGCCTGGATGAGCTTGCAGATGATGCGGGAAGGATGGTTCGCCCCAACGCTCAATTTACGACAACCTGATGAGCAATGCGGCGCATTAGATTATATTATGGGAGAAGCACGCCAGATTGATTGCGAGTATCTGCAAAGCAATAACTTCGCCTTCGGTGGCATCAATACCTCCATAATCATCAAACGCTGGGCGTAA
- the acpT gene encoding 4'-phosphopantetheinyl transferase AcpT gives MYQFILGKISTLSADPLASALKHTAPQGVRNASWLAGRALLAHALSPSPLPEIVFGDQGKPTFADDHPLWFNLSHSGDDIALLLSDEGEVGCDIEVIRPRENWQALANAVFSVAEHHELEREEPEAKLSAFWRIWTRKEAIVKQRGGSAWQIVSIDSTAQTHSVSQLRFGTLSLAVCTPTPFQLTAESVSLHEGSQA, from the coding sequence ATGTACCAGTTTATACTGGGAAAAATCTCCACCCTGAGCGCGGACCCTCTGGCGTCTGCGCTTAAACATACGGCCCCTCAGGGCGTCCGGAACGCGTCCTGGCTTGCAGGCCGGGCGCTGCTCGCCCATGCGTTATCCCCCTCTCCGTTACCGGAAATCGTCTTTGGCGATCAGGGGAAACCCACTTTTGCAGATGACCATCCGCTGTGGTTTAACCTGAGCCACAGTGGAGATGATATTGCCCTGCTGCTCAGCGATGAAGGCGAAGTGGGCTGTGATATCGAAGTGATTCGCCCGCGAGAAAACTGGCAGGCGCTGGCCAATGCCGTGTTCAGCGTGGCAGAACATCATGAACTGGAACGTGAAGAGCCAGAGGCAAAACTCTCGGCATTCTGGCGTATCTGGACGCGCAAAGAGGCCATCGTGAAACAGCGTGGCGGCAGTGCCTGGCAGATTGTCAGCATCGACAGTACAGCGCAGACACATTCAGTCAGTCAATTGCGGTTCGGTACTCTGAGCCTTGCCGTTTGCACCCCGACGCCCTTTCAACTCACGGCGGAGTCGGTTTCTCTCCACGAGGGATCACAGGCCTGA
- the arnF gene encoding 4-amino-4-deoxy-L-arabinose-phosphoundecaprenol flippase subunit ArnF, whose translation MKGVFWALCSVLLVSVAQLLLRYAMMTLPPVGEITRFIPALWHLAPGAGSLILGLMGYVASMGCWYLALHRMVLSKAYALLSLSYILVWGAAILLPGWEDRFSWHGLVGVAFIVLGVLVIFRPVIPRGEKPTPP comes from the coding sequence GTGAAAGGCGTGTTCTGGGCATTGTGCAGCGTGCTGCTGGTCAGCGTTGCGCAGCTGTTGCTGCGTTATGCCATGATGACATTGCCGCCGGTGGGGGAGATTACCCGTTTTATCCCGGCACTTTGGCATCTCGCACCGGGTGCAGGTTCACTGATACTGGGGCTGATGGGGTATGTCGCCTCGATGGGCTGCTGGTATCTGGCACTTCACCGCATGGTACTCAGTAAAGCGTATGCCTTACTGAGCCTCAGCTACATCCTGGTGTGGGGCGCGGCTATTTTGCTGCCTGGCTGGGAAGACCGTTTTTCCTGGCACGGACTTGTGGGCGTCGCCTTTATTGTCCTGGGCGTACTGGTGATTTTCAGGCCTGTGATCCCTCGTGGAGAGAAACCGACTCCGCCGTGA
- the arnE gene encoding 4-amino-4-deoxy-L-arabinose-phosphoundecaprenol flippase subunit ArnE, with protein MMIWFWLVLASLLSCAGQLCQKQATRPAKAGRRGTHIVLWLGLALLALGSGMLVWLVVLQHLPVGIAYPMLSLNFVWVTLAAKAFWREKIAPHHWLGVGFIMVGIILLGGSL; from the coding sequence ATGATGATCTGGTTCTGGCTGGTACTGGCCAGTTTGCTGAGTTGTGCAGGGCAGTTATGCCAGAAGCAAGCGACCCGTCCGGCGAAAGCCGGGCGGCGCGGAACGCATATCGTGTTATGGCTGGGCCTGGCGTTACTGGCTCTGGGCAGCGGTATGCTGGTCTGGCTGGTGGTATTGCAACATCTGCCAGTCGGGATTGCCTACCCGATGCTGAGTCTGAACTTTGTCTGGGTGACGCTGGCGGCTAAGGCGTTCTGGCGCGAGAAGATTGCCCCACATCACTGGCTGGGTGTGGGGTTCATTATGGTCGGGATTATTTTGCTGGGAGGAAGCCTGTGA